Within the Azospirillum brasilense genome, the region GGGCCCCCACCCAACCCTCCCCCGCTTCGCAGGGGAGGGCTTTTCTCCTCCCCCTGCAAAGCGGGGGGAGGCCGGGAGGGGGGCCCGTCGCGACCACCCACCCTCACACCGGATTTTGCTCAATCAGCCGCTTGGCGATGATGATGCGCTGGATCTCGTTGGTTCCCTCGCCGATGCACAGCAGGGGGGCGTCGCGGTAGAGCCGCTCCACCACGAACTCCTTGGAGTAACCGTAGCCGCCGTGGATGCGCATGGCGTCCAGGGAATTCTCTACCGCCGCTTCGGAGGCGAAGAGCTTGGCCATGCCGGCCTCGTAGTCGCAGCGCTCGCCGCGGTCGAGCGCCTTGGCCGCCTGCTGCACGAGAAGCCGCGCCGCGGAGACGCGGGTCGCCATGTCGGCCAGCTTCATCGCCACGGCCTGATGCTCGTGGATCGGCTTGCCGAAGGTCTTGCGCTGCTGGCTGTACTTCACCGATTCGTCCAGCGCCGCCTGGGCGACGCCGACGCCGCGCGACGCCACGTTGACGCGGCCCAGCTCCAGGCCGGAGATGGCGCAGGCCATGCCACGGCCCTCGACCCCGCCGATCAGCCGGTCGGCCGGGACGCGGTAGTCCTCAAAGACCAGCTCGGCGGAATCGATGCCCTTGTAGCCCAGCTTCTCCAGCTTGCGGCTGACCTTGAAGCCCGGCCCCTTCTCGGCCAGGAACATCGTCATGCCCTTGTGGCGGGGCTGCGCCGTCGGGTCGGTCTTGACCAGCAGGGCGAAGCAGCTTCCCTGGATGCCGTTGGTGATCCAGGTCTTGGAGCCGTTGATGACGTAATCGTCGCCGTCGCGCTTGGCCACCGTGCGGATGGCCTGCAGGTCGGTGCCGCAATCCGGCTCGGTCAGAGCGAGGCCGCCGCGCAGCTCGCCGGTGGCGAAGCGCGGCAGGAAGGCGGCCTTCTGCTCCTCCGTCCCCGTCTTGGTAACGATGAAGGCCATGATGAGGTGGGAGTTGATGATGCCGGACAGCGACATCCAGACCGACGAGATGCGCTCGATCATCTTGGCGTAGGTGGAGGGGCGCAGGCCCAGCCCGCCGTATTCCTCGGGGATCGTCGCCCCGAAGAGGCCCAGCTCCTTCATCCGCTCGACGATCTCGTCGGGGTAGGTGTCGTCATGCTCCAGCTTCAGGGCGACCGGCCGGACATGGCGGTCGAGGAAGCGGTCCACGCTGTCGAGGATCAGGCGCTCCTGCTCGTCGCGTTCCGCGTCGGTCATGGTGTTGGTGTCGCTCATGGCGTGTTTCCCGGTTTGGATGGTCAGCGGACGGACGGCGACAGCACGGACAGCGAGTCCGCCGCGCGCGGGCTGGCGTCGAGGCCGAGGACGGCGTCGGCGATGCGCGCCGCGGCGGTCTCATGCACGGCCATGGCGGCGTTGCCGCGGTACTTGTCCACGATCTCGGCGTTGGACAGCGGGCGGTCGGCGGCGCCGCGGTTGATGTGCTCGCGGTGACGGAGTTCCCGCCCGTCGTCGAGCGTGATGACCAACTCGCCCGAATAGGCCTTGGGAAAGGGCGAGTCCGGGTCGTGGCGGTAGGACACCTTCGACGCGATGT harbors:
- a CDS encoding acyl-CoA dehydrogenase family protein, with the translated sequence MSDTNTMTDAERDEQERLILDSVDRFLDRHVRPVALKLEHDDTYPDEIVERMKELGLFGATIPEEYGGLGLRPSTYAKMIERISSVWMSLSGIINSHLIMAFIVTKTGTEEQKAAFLPRFATGELRGGLALTEPDCGTDLQAIRTVAKRDGDDYVINGSKTWITNGIQGSCFALLVKTDPTAQPRHKGMTMFLAEKGPGFKVSRKLEKLGYKGIDSAELVFEDYRVPADRLIGGVEGRGMACAISGLELGRVNVASRGVGVAQAALDESVKYSQQRKTFGKPIHEHQAVAMKLADMATRVSAARLLVQQAAKALDRGERCDYEAGMAKLFASEAAVENSLDAMRIHGGYGYSKEFVVERLYRDAPLLCIGEGTNEIQRIIIAKRLIEQNPV